Proteins from a genomic interval of Clostridium sp. AN503:
- a CDS encoding PTS sugar transporter subunit IIB, with protein sequence MKDSVNVLFVCGYGMGTSTMAELMVNKGLKALGVNADVKHTSLGEMATLRDWADIICILKKLAEGVEFKPEEHVIQLVNIMDGPGISQKISEIVEEYFPDARR encoded by the coding sequence ATGAAAGACTCAGTAAATGTATTGTTTGTATGCGGTTACGGGATGGGAACCAGCACCATGGCTGAGCTGATGGTGAATAAAGGGCTGAAAGCGCTGGGCGTCAATGCGGATGTAAAGCACACCTCCCTGGGCGAGATGGCGACTCTGCGGGATTGGGCGGATATCATCTGCATTTTAAAAAAGCTGGCTGAGGGCGTGGAGTTCAAGCCGGAGGAGCATGTGATCCAACTGGTGAATATTATGGACGGCCCCGGTATTTCCCAAAAAATCAGCGAGATCGTGGAGGAGTATTTCCCGGACGCAAGAAGGTGA
- a CDS encoding sulfatase, protein MKAIVVFYDTLNKRFLPTYNPECDTIAPNFTRLAEHAAVFDNSYVGSMPCIPARRELHTGRYNFLHREWGPLEPFDDSMPELLKKNGTYTHLISDHLHYWEDGGCTYHSRYSSWEIVRGQEGDHWKGEKDRPFIPPVVKVPQKQTGKGESGLWKYDWVNRKYIVEEEDFPQTKCFDLGCEFIEKNHDSDNWLLHLETFDPHEPFYVPQKYLDLYPEDYSGKHFDWPRGQVEEEDSEIAHCVRQYKALVSMCDYNLGRVLDLMDHYGLWEDTMLIVGTDHGFLLSEHGYWGKNQMPYFNEIANTPLFIWDPRSQVKGEKRKSLVQMIDWAPTLLRYFQADVPGDMQGHDLEATIREDCPVRDYALYGVFSGHVNITDGRYTYMRAAEPERADEVYNYTLMTTHMNSRFSPDELTGAILQKPFTFTKGCPVLKVKSKEKYPVSGFGTRLYDVTEDPGQLNPIQDQEVEDRLIGAMVHLMEENDSPEEQFYRLGLEAVRV, encoded by the coding sequence ATGAAGGCGATTGTAGTATTTTATGATACCTTGAATAAACGGTTCCTCCCGACGTATAACCCGGAGTGTGATACCATAGCTCCCAATTTTACCAGGCTGGCGGAACATGCGGCGGTATTTGACAACAGCTATGTGGGCAGTATGCCATGCATCCCGGCCCGCAGGGAGTTACATACGGGAAGGTATAATTTCCTTCACCGGGAATGGGGGCCGCTGGAACCCTTTGACGATTCCATGCCGGAGCTTTTGAAGAAAAATGGAACCTATACCCATCTGATCAGCGACCATCTGCATTACTGGGAGGATGGCGGGTGTACCTATCATTCCCGCTATTCTTCCTGGGAGATCGTGCGGGGGCAGGAGGGGGATCACTGGAAAGGGGAGAAGGACCGTCCGTTTATCCCGCCGGTGGTAAAGGTTCCGCAGAAGCAGACTGGCAAAGGGGAGTCCGGGCTCTGGAAATATGACTGGGTGAACCGGAAATATATCGTGGAGGAGGAGGATTTCCCGCAGACGAAGTGCTTTGATCTGGGCTGTGAATTCATTGAAAAGAACCATGATTCAGACAATTGGCTGCTGCATCTGGAAACCTTTGACCCTCACGAGCCGTTCTATGTGCCGCAGAAATATCTGGATCTGTATCCTGAGGATTACAGCGGGAAGCATTTTGACTGGCCGAGAGGGCAGGTGGAGGAAGAGGATTCGGAGATCGCCCACTGTGTCCGGCAGTACAAGGCGCTAGTCAGTATGTGCGACTATAACCTGGGACGGGTCCTGGATCTGATGGACCATTATGGACTGTGGGAGGATACGATGCTGATCGTGGGGACGGACCACGGTTTCCTGCTCTCAGAGCATGGGTACTGGGGGAAGAACCAGATGCCGTACTTTAATGAGATTGCCAATACTCCGCTCTTTATCTGGGACCCGCGAAGCCAGGTGAAGGGGGAAAAGAGGAAGTCCCTGGTGCAGATGATCGACTGGGCGCCGACGCTGCTTCGGTATTTCCAGGCAGATGTGCCGGGGGATATGCAGGGACACGATCTGGAGGCGACGATCCGGGAGGATTGCCCGGTGAGGGATTATGCGCTGTATGGCGTGTTCAGCGGGCATGTGAATATTACGGACGGGCGTTACACCTACATGAGGGCGGCGGAGCCGGAGCGGGCGGATGAGGTCTATAATTATACGCTGATGACAACCCATATGAACAGCCGGTTTAGTCCTGATGAACTGACCGGAGCAATTTTGCAAAAGCCGTTTACGTTTACGAAGGGCTGCCCGGTCCTGAAGGTTAAGAGTAAGGAGAAGTATCCGGTCAGCGGGTTTGGAACCAGGCTTTATGATGTGACCGAAGACCCAGGACAGCTGAATCCGATTCAGGACCAGGAAGTGGAAGATCGGCTGATTGGGGCGATGGTACATTTGATGGAGGAGAATGACAGTCCGGAGGAGCAGTTTTATAGATTGGGGCTGGAAGCGGTACGTGTGTAG
- a CDS encoding sugar-binding transcriptional regulator, translating to MRQFEEDELSVIAEIARMYYVEGMSQLEIAELLFFSKAKVSRALKIAREQNIVEFHINYPLKQSTLLEVELKRKFGLVDAVVVTDLYNNQNAAVSIKRIGEMGAAYLDRILQDGDRVGLSWGRTMHQLVSQMKPERPKKIQVVQLVGSSTEGYATELETPTLVQEMAKAYQGAYALLYAPMYIENDIVRKELMKERVIQSTLEKIRSVNYIVTGIADVATHERAVTWMGFLSENKKQDLIRKGAVGYMCGYFFDKDGQKLNDRINDRIIGIQFDEIMRVPNVIAVAGGIDKTLAIHAAIKGKLVNRLITDSRIAEKLLSMEDSGR from the coding sequence ATGAGACAATTTGAGGAGGACGAACTGTCTGTCATAGCGGAGATTGCAAGGATGTACTACGTGGAGGGTATGTCCCAGCTTGAGATCGCGGAATTATTGTTCTTTTCCAAAGCGAAGGTTTCCAGAGCCTTAAAGATCGCCCGCGAGCAGAATATTGTGGAATTCCATATCAATTATCCGCTGAAGCAGTCCACGCTTCTGGAAGTGGAACTGAAACGGAAGTTTGGCCTGGTGGATGCGGTGGTGGTAACGGACCTCTACAACAACCAGAACGCGGCGGTTTCCATCAAGCGGATCGGCGAGATGGGAGCTGCGTATCTGGACCGTATTTTGCAGGACGGGGACCGGGTGGGACTTTCCTGGGGGCGCACCATGCACCAGCTGGTCAGCCAGATGAAACCGGAACGTCCAAAGAAGATCCAGGTGGTCCAGCTCGTGGGGAGTTCCACGGAAGGCTACGCGACGGAGCTGGAGACGCCCACTTTGGTGCAGGAGATGGCAAAGGCATACCAGGGGGCGTATGCCCTGCTCTATGCGCCTATGTATATTGAAAATGATATTGTCCGGAAGGAACTGATGAAGGAGCGGGTCATCCAGAGTACTCTGGAGAAAATCCGTTCCGTCAATTATATTGTGACGGGGATCGCGGATGTGGCGACTCATGAACGGGCCGTTACGTGGATGGGATTTCTGTCGGAGAATAAGAAACAGGATCTGATCAGAAAAGGCGCGGTCGGCTATATGTGCGGATATTTTTTTGATAAAGACGGACAGAAGCTGAATGACCGGATCAACGACCGGATCATCGGAATCCAGTTTGATGAGATCATGAGAGTTCCCAATGTGATCGCAGTTGCCGGTGGGATCGACAAGACGCTTGCGATCCATGCGGCGATCAAGGGAAAGCTGGTCAACCGTCTGATCACGGACAGCCGGATCGCGGAGAAGCTGCTGTCCATGGAGGATTCCGGCAGGTAA
- the pepV gene encoding dipeptidase PepV: MQYKEKIESYIEAHKQEMLEDICELCRINSEKMPAEEDMPFGPGAAECLDTALDMAEGYGFETTDYDGYVGCVDLNELPRQLDILAHLDVVPAGEGWEVTEPFKPVVKDGKLYGRGTADDKGPAVAALYAMRAVKELGIPLKKNVRLILGTDEECGSSDIDHYYSVEKEAPMTFSPDAEYPVTNVEKGRMSGHFTAQFEASDALPRLVSIKAGTKLNVVPGKAKATVEGMESRVLEETAKTVEAETGIHYLFEYEAPFTTITAVGAGAHASRPEDGNNALTGLLTLLVRLPFAPCAQMDYVKKAIDLIPHGDVNGKTLGVEMEDEISGKLTLAFDMLTVDAAGLDAEFDTRVPVCGNEDNVLKVVRENLTAKGFTVLTDSMIAPHYVPGDSEFIKTLLRVYEAYTGLKGECQSTGGGTYVHHIENGVAFGAALPGTDNRMHGADEFAVVDELLVSAKIFAQVIVELCS, encoded by the coding sequence ATGCAGTACAAAGAAAAGATCGAATCATACATCGAGGCCCACAAGCAGGAAATGCTGGAGGATATCTGTGAGCTTTGCCGCATCAACAGTGAGAAGATGCCCGCAGAAGAAGATATGCCCTTTGGCCCGGGCGCTGCCGAATGCCTGGACACGGCCCTTGATATGGCGGAGGGTTATGGATTTGAGACAACGGATTATGACGGCTATGTGGGCTGTGTGGACTTAAACGAGCTGCCCAGACAGCTGGATATCCTGGCCCACTTAGACGTAGTGCCGGCTGGCGAGGGATGGGAAGTGACAGAACCATTCAAACCGGTTGTAAAAGACGGGAAACTTTACGGCCGCGGCACCGCGGACGACAAAGGACCGGCAGTGGCCGCCCTGTACGCCATGCGCGCCGTGAAAGAACTGGGCATTCCCTTAAAAAAGAATGTACGCCTGATCCTGGGGACCGACGAGGAGTGCGGAAGCTCCGATATCGACCACTATTACAGTGTAGAAAAAGAAGCGCCGATGACCTTCTCCCCGGATGCGGAATATCCGGTGACCAACGTGGAGAAAGGCCGCATGAGCGGGCATTTCACAGCGCAGTTCGAGGCGTCAGATGCGCTTCCGAGACTGGTGAGCATCAAAGCAGGCACCAAGCTCAATGTGGTTCCGGGCAAAGCGAAGGCAACTGTAGAAGGCATGGAGAGCCGCGTTCTGGAAGAGACTGCGAAGACTGTAGAAGCAGAGACCGGAATCCATTACCTGTTTGAGTATGAAGCTCCGTTTACAACCATCACCGCAGTGGGAGCAGGCGCCCATGCGTCCAGGCCGGAGGATGGCAATAATGCTCTGACCGGACTGCTGACGCTGCTTGTCAGACTGCCGTTTGCACCGTGCGCTCAGATGGATTATGTAAAAAAAGCCATTGATCTGATTCCTCACGGAGATGTGAATGGAAAGACTTTGGGTGTGGAGATGGAGGATGAGATTTCAGGCAAACTGACTCTGGCATTCGATATGCTGACTGTAGATGCAGCAGGACTGGATGCAGAATTTGATACCCGCGTGCCGGTTTGCGGAAATGAAGATAATGTGCTGAAGGTGGTCCGTGAGAATCTGACTGCAAAAGGCTTTACGGTATTGACAGATTCTATGATCGCACCGCATTACGTGCCGGGTGATTCTGAATTCATAAAAACACTGCTCCGTGTTTACGAGGCATATACCGGCCTGAAGGGCGAATGCCAGTCCACGGGCGGCGGCACTTATGTGCATCACATTGAGAACGGAGTGGCGTTTGGCGCTGCACTGCCGGGAACGGATAACCGTATGCATGGCGCGGATGAGTTTGCCGTGGTGGATGAGCTGCTGGTGAGCGCCAAGATCTTTGCGCAGGTGATCGTGGAGCTGTGCAGCTAA
- a CDS encoding PTS sugar transporter subunit IIC: MGSFANIILKDFLTQPVILIGLLICIGYILQKEKATKVITGTISAMVGIQMVLFGGTQFTNTFKPIATAVSEATGIQGYIMDSYAMKATSQEALGEAFAYMGYVFLIAFAVNIILVYFGKWTKCKGVFLTGNAGTAHAQAVLWLVIANLMIRSTAAVVISGILVGIYWAFSTTLAAGVIDDVTGGAGFTVGHNQQLGIWFFGKIAHLFGDKKQDAEDLKLPGILAVFNNSTAAVCIIMWIFAGAFMIPLGVEGIKELAGGSNWLNYVIMVGINFSMDMVILLTGVRMMCSEMTAAFKGIQEKIVPNAVPAIDVAALLPFSPNAATLGFVFCTIGTAISIGILLLMGSPILVLPGSTPLLFSGGPIGVVANKKGGIRAVMICCLLLGVIQSFGTVWAINLMQYPAGTGWSGMFDFATFWPAVTQVMKWIGGILH; encoded by the coding sequence ATGGGTAGTTTTGCTAACATTATCCTGAAGGATTTTTTGACACAGCCGGTTATTCTGATCGGCCTGCTGATCTGTATTGGCTATATCCTTCAAAAAGAAAAGGCGACAAAGGTAATCACGGGGACCATCAGCGCAATGGTCGGAATCCAGATGGTGCTGTTTGGGGGAACCCAGTTTACCAATACATTTAAGCCGATCGCGACCGCTGTGAGCGAGGCCACTGGAATCCAGGGCTATATCATGGATTCCTATGCAATGAAGGCAACCAGCCAGGAAGCGCTGGGGGAGGCCTTCGCTTACATGGGCTATGTATTCCTGATCGCATTTGCGGTCAATATCATTCTGGTCTATTTTGGAAAATGGACCAAATGCAAGGGCGTATTTTTAACGGGAAATGCAGGTACGGCGCACGCACAGGCGGTGCTGTGGCTGGTGATTGCCAACCTGATGATCCGCAGTACTGCTGCAGTTGTTATTTCCGGTATCCTGGTTGGTATCTACTGGGCATTTTCCACCACATTGGCGGCTGGCGTGATCGATGATGTGACAGGCGGCGCGGGATTTACCGTCGGGCATAACCAACAGCTCGGTATCTGGTTTTTCGGGAAGATCGCACATCTTTTCGGCGACAAAAAGCAGGATGCGGAGGATCTGAAGCTTCCCGGTATTCTTGCTGTTTTTAACAACAGCACTGCGGCGGTCTGTATCATCATGTGGATCTTTGCAGGTGCATTTATGATCCCTCTGGGAGTGGAGGGGATCAAAGAGCTGGCGGGTGGTTCCAACTGGCTGAATTATGTCATCATGGTGGGCATCAATTTCTCCATGGATATGGTGATCCTGCTGACCGGTGTCCGGATGATGTGTTCTGAGATGACGGCAGCCTTCAAAGGGATCCAGGAGAAGATCGTTCCGAATGCAGTCCCGGCTATCGATGTAGCGGCCCTGCTTCCGTTTTCCCCGAATGCAGCAACACTGGGGTTTGTGTTCTGTACGATCGGCACGGCGATCAGCATTGGCATCCTGCTTCTCATGGGAAGCCCGATCCTGGTCCTTCCGGGGTCTACGCCGCTCCTTTTCTCCGGCGGCCCGATCGGTGTGGTAGCCAACAAAAAGGGCGGTATCCGGGCTGTAATGATCTGCTGTCTATTGTTGGGTGTGATCCAGTCCTTCGGTACGGTGTGGGCGATCAATCTGATGCAGTACCCGGCGGGGACAGGCTGGTCCGGTATGTTTGACTTTGCGACCTTCTGGCCGGCAGTGACCCAGGTCATGAAGTGGATCGGCGGTATCCTTCACTAG
- a CDS encoding PTS ascorbate transporter subunit IIC, giving the protein MLAGVTYVWNLLFNNILSQPAIFIGLIVVTGYILLKRKWYEVVAGFIRTVVGYMILQAGAGLLKGTVSPLLDGVSKKWSIDAVVIDPNFGFTAANNALESIGITTSFAMITLLIAFIWNIALVFFRKYTKVRTLFTTGHIMVKQSAVATWIVFLLIPGLRNFGGIVLIGILIGTYWSVFSNLTVEATQELTEGSGFAVGHQQMLGVWFAYHFGKLFSKGKEKEEKKELNLSGALKILDDYVVSTTLLMLLFFGVIMVILGPDLLRELDAANFAKGLSFPVYIFQRCASFAVDLVILRTGIRMFVGEMVESFNGISNSILKGCLPAVDCAATYSFGDPNAVTLGFLFGAVGQVIAIAGLLIFKSPLMIIPGFVPLFYDNATIGLYANLKGGIKALIACCIGSGVLQVLGSAVAIILFQMAPFGGYVGNLDWATLWPVMGAVIKYLSVPGMILCILGMLCIPQLQYRNNKETYFDLGMEDDE; this is encoded by the coding sequence ATGTTAGCGGGAGTTACATATGTATGGAATTTGCTGTTCAATAATATTTTGTCCCAGCCGGCTATTTTTATCGGGCTTATTGTTGTTACGGGATATATTTTGTTGAAACGGAAATGGTATGAGGTGGTTGCGGGATTTATAAGGACTGTGGTTGGGTATATGATACTGCAGGCCGGTGCGGGGCTTTTGAAGGGGACGGTTTCTCCGCTGCTGGACGGTGTGTCGAAGAAATGGTCCATCGACGCGGTGGTGATCGATCCGAATTTTGGCTTTACGGCGGCGAATAATGCGCTGGAGAGTATTGGGATCACGACCTCGTTTGCAATGATCACTTTGCTGATCGCTTTTATCTGGAATATTGCACTTGTGTTCTTTAGGAAGTATACTAAGGTCAGGACTTTGTTTACGACTGGTCATATTATGGTGAAGCAGTCGGCAGTTGCTACCTGGATCGTATTTCTGCTGATCCCGGGGCTGAGGAATTTTGGCGGGATCGTTTTGATCGGGATTTTGATCGGCACTTACTGGTCGGTGTTCTCCAACCTGACAGTGGAGGCGACGCAGGAGCTGACGGAAGGTTCCGGATTTGCAGTGGGGCACCAGCAGATGCTGGGCGTGTGGTTTGCTTATCATTTTGGAAAGCTGTTTTCTAAGGGGAAAGAAAAAGAGGAGAAAAAGGAGCTGAACTTGAGCGGCGCACTGAAGATCCTTGATGATTATGTGGTGTCTACGACGCTTTTGATGCTTCTGTTCTTTGGCGTGATCATGGTGATCCTGGGACCGGATCTTCTGCGGGAGCTGGATGCGGCGAACTTTGCGAAGGGCTTGTCTTTCCCGGTGTATATTTTCCAGCGGTGTGCATCCTTTGCGGTGGACCTGGTGATCTTGAGGACCGGTATCCGTATGTTCGTGGGCGAGATGGTGGAGTCCTTCAACGGTATCTCCAATTCTATCTTAAAGGGCTGTCTGCCGGCAGTGGATTGTGCTGCAACCTACTCTTTTGGTGATCCGAATGCAGTTACGCTTGGTTTCTTATTTGGCGCGGTTGGTCAGGTGATCGCCATTGCTGGGCTTCTGATCTTTAAGTCGCCGCTGATGATCATTCCGGGATTTGTACCGCTGTTTTATGATAATGCGACCATCGGGCTGTATGCTAACTTGAAGGGCGGTATCAAGGCGCTGATCGCATGCTGTATCGGTTCGGGTGTTCTGCAGGTGCTGGGAAGCGCGGTTGCGATCATATTGTTCCAGATGGCTCCATTTGGCGGATATGTGGGGAACTTGGACTGGGCGACCCTGTGGCCGGTCATGGGAGCTGTGATCAAGTATTTGTCCGTGCCGGGCATGATCTTGTGTATCCTGGGTATGCTGTGTATCCCGCAGCTCCAGTATCGGAATAACAAAGAAACTTATTTTGATTTAGGAATGGAGGACGATGAATAA
- a CDS encoding PTS sugar transporter subunit IIB, translated as MLKVLVACGCGMGSSQLIKSNCAAVLKKMGIENTVYHTSIDEAKTIAHDYDLIVVGENFVKSFKPKEGTIVLGLKNLMNKKELESKLQECGIAK; from the coding sequence ATGTTAAAAGTATTAGTGGCATGCGGATGTGGAATGGGCAGCTCACAGCTTATTAAGTCTAACTGTGCAGCGGTTTTAAAGAAAATGGGTATTGAGAATACGGTGTATCATACCAGCATTGATGAGGCGAAGACCATTGCCCATGATTATGACCTGATCGTGGTGGGCGAGAATTTTGTCAAGAGCTTTAAGCCGAAGGAGGGGACCATCGTCCTGGGGCTTAAGAACCTGATGAATAAAAAGGAACTGGAAAGCAAGCTGCAGGAGTGCGGGATCGCGAAGTAA
- a CDS encoding YwqG family protein yields the protein MSEYNRDELKEILMELAKNEIRLSYARTSGGLSVCSSKIGGKPAVPHDFEWPRYLGEAYDNVMKERPLSFMAQINLEDVEDFDTENLLPRTGILSFFYEQMSMRWGFAPEDKGSARVYYFPEKESLIAMDIPGDMDPDAVMPELAVTFEKHISIPEFEDFPAESADMDIEWEDYDECRAECGYVCDEWGEVTKLLGYPDTIQSSMEEECESLARGYRRGCPEDYEAIPKDIIEEIEEKSKDWILLFQMGTVECDDQEFMFGDCGHIYYWIRKQDLEKKDFEKVWLILQCG from the coding sequence ATGAGCGAATATAATAGGGATGAACTGAAAGAGATACTGATGGAACTGGCTAAAAATGAGATCAGGCTTTCATATGCCAGGACAAGCGGGGGGCTTTCTGTCTGCAGCAGCAAAATTGGCGGTAAGCCGGCAGTTCCGCATGATTTTGAGTGGCCAAGATATTTGGGGGAAGCGTATGATAACGTTATGAAAGAACGGCCGTTATCTTTCATGGCGCAGATTAATCTGGAGGATGTGGAGGATTTTGATACGGAAAATTTGTTACCCAGGACTGGTATTCTGAGTTTCTTTTATGAGCAGATGAGCATGCGATGGGGGTTCGCGCCGGAAGACAAGGGATCAGCTAGAGTATATTATTTTCCGGAAAAAGAGAGTCTGATTGCTATGGATATACCGGGAGATATGGATCCGGATGCAGTTATGCCGGAACTTGCTGTGACATTTGAAAAACATATCAGTATTCCTGAGTTTGAGGATTTTCCGGCTGAGTCTGCGGATATGGACATAGAGTGGGAAGACTATGATGAATGCCGTGCGGAATGCGGTTATGTCTGTGATGAATGGGGAGAGGTGACGAAGCTTCTTGGATATCCTGACACGATCCAGTCGTCCATGGAGGAGGAGTGTGAGTCGCTGGCCCGAGGTTATCGCCGGGGATGCCCGGAAGATTATGAGGCTATTCCGAAGGATATCATAGAGGAGATTGAGGAGAAAAGCAAGGACTGGATTCTGCTGTTTCAGATGGGAACCGTGGAATGTGACGATCAGGAGTTTATGTTTGGAGACTGCGGACATATATATTACTGGATACGGAAACAGGATTTGGAGAAGAAGGATTTTGAAAAGGTTTGGCTGATTCTGCAGTGCGGGTGA
- a CDS encoding aryl-sulfate sulfotransferase produces MKEGIQYTYERSLIEKQTEAERAMLLELEQGDYTIDSPLVKINPYLINPLAAVVLFKTDRETAVTVRVHGLEAAGDIMHTFPPAKTHVLPVLGLYPGRKNRVDLSIYEGKTVRLEIETEELSDDAPELCYMDTTAEYLRDQMIFVTPSLNALATAFDYRGDIRWHFNVPMVFDLKRLQNGNVLIGTERVLQMPYYMSGLYEMSLTGKIVREYKIPGGYHHDVWEMEDGNLLILSEDEDFKTVEDVVVLIDRETGEIRKRWDLKDILTPGEGPSGGYTDRDWFHNNALWYDKNNHTITLSGRHVDGIINIDYETGKLNWIMGDPRTWPEEKQKYFFKPCIEEGGDFDWHYEQHACLITENGDMMCFDNGHYRSKLREEFRLNKDNFSRGVRYHLNKEDMTVRQVWQYGKERGQEFFSSYIGNVEYYQEGHYMVHSGGIQYYKGEASEHPAALMQGDPDVNAESITVEILNDKKMMELKVKGNFFRAEKLRLYHDQDNLPLGEGRAVGRMGVTPEFDTLIPMDSCGEMLPYRYEARVMEEDDRFTFKAVFEGGQLVMLMLENEEEHGYFISTSRNKFTALCCGTFIEKDPRNVTLSVNKEGLKGTYHLRVIVDDKKFETGVRITC; encoded by the coding sequence ATGAAAGAAGGTATACAGTATACATATGAAAGGAGCCTGATCGAGAAGCAGACGGAAGCGGAGCGGGCTATGCTCCTTGAGCTGGAGCAGGGGGACTACACCATAGACAGCCCTCTGGTGAAAATAAATCCCTACCTGATCAATCCGTTAGCAGCGGTTGTGCTGTTTAAGACGGACCGGGAGACGGCGGTTACGGTGCGGGTGCACGGGCTGGAGGCAGCAGGAGATATCATGCATACATTTCCGCCGGCAAAGACTCATGTGCTTCCGGTGCTGGGGCTTTATCCCGGAAGAAAGAACCGGGTGGATCTAAGTATTTACGAGGGGAAAACGGTCCGGCTTGAGATCGAGACGGAGGAATTGAGCGACGACGCGCCGGAGCTGTGCTATATGGACACTACGGCGGAGTATCTGCGGGACCAGATGATATTTGTGACCCCTTCTTTAAATGCACTGGCTACGGCCTTTGATTACCGGGGGGACATCCGGTGGCATTTCAATGTGCCGATGGTATTTGACTTAAAACGGTTGCAAAATGGCAATGTGCTGATCGGTACCGAGCGGGTGCTGCAGATGCCTTATTATATGTCAGGGCTTTATGAGATGTCCCTGACCGGAAAGATCGTGAGGGAGTACAAGATTCCGGGCGGGTATCATCATGATGTCTGGGAGATGGAGGATGGAAACCTGCTGATCTTAAGTGAGGACGAGGACTTTAAGACCGTGGAGGATGTGGTGGTGCTGATCGACCGGGAGACCGGGGAGATCCGGAAACGCTGGGATTTAAAGGATATCCTGACTCCGGGGGAGGGGCCGTCCGGCGGTTATACGGACCGGGACTGGTTCCACAACAATGCGCTCTGGTATGATAAGAACAACCACACCATTACCCTGAGCGGACGGCATGTGGACGGGATCATCAATATCGACTATGAGACCGGAAAGCTGAACTGGATCATGGGCGATCCGCGGACCTGGCCGGAGGAGAAGCAGAAATATTTCTTTAAACCGTGTATCGAGGAAGGCGGGGATTTTGACTGGCACTATGAGCAGCACGCTTGCCTGATCACGGAAAATGGGGATATGATGTGTTTTGACAACGGACATTACCGTTCCAAACTCCGGGAGGAGTTCCGGCTCAATAAGGATAATTTCTCCAGAGGTGTCCGGTATCATCTGAACAAAGAGGATATGACCGTCCGGCAGGTCTGGCAGTACGGAAAAGAGCGGGGACAGGAGTTCTTTTCTTCCTACATAGGCAATGTGGAATACTACCAGGAGGGCCATTATATGGTCCATTCCGGTGGCATCCAGTATTATAAGGGCGAAGCTTCGGAGCACCCGGCAGCCCTGATGCAGGGCGACCCGGATGTGAATGCGGAGAGCATCACGGTGGAGATCCTCAATGATAAAAAGATGATGGAATTAAAGGTCAAGGGCAATTTCTTCCGGGCGGAGAAACTGCGGCTGTATCATGATCAGGACAATCTTCCTCTGGGAGAAGGCAGGGCTGTGGGGCGGATGGGCGTGACGCCGGAATTTGACACGCTGATCCCTATGGATTCCTGCGGGGAAATGCTGCCGTACCGCTATGAGGCGCGGGTGATGGAGGAAGACGACCGGTTCACCTTTAAGGCGGTGTTTGAGGGCGGACAGCTAGTGATGCTGATGCTGGAGAATGAGGAGGAGCATGGGTATTTTATCTCTACCTCCAGGAATAAGTTTACGGCGCTCTGCTGCGGGACGTTTATTGAGAAGGACCCGCGGAATGTGACGCTGAGCGTCAATAAGGAAGGATTGAAGGGGACGTATCATCTGCGGGTGATCGTGGATGATAAGAAGTTTGAGACGGGGGTGCGGATTACCTGTTAA
- a CDS encoding DeoR/GlpR family DNA-binding transcription regulator produces the protein MKYNKRRTKILELLDINEKMSYTQLAESLDVSQATIRRDLVFLEKEHAIERYWGGAKRTRNVTVRTRSIMDGVITENLRIIGEIAGGMVQDREVIFIGSGLTTLTMIDNITATDITVVTNGIPQLESLKEKGISALLLCGYLKEYSRAVVGQQTIEMLLKYRFDKAFLGINGLDEDYGLLSADEFEHNIKRAVIRNSRQSYILASERKFNRTAKYTIPAASARHLTLITNKPMSPDKNWKKVLRGYTARIER, from the coding sequence ATGAAATACAACAAAAGAAGAACAAAGATCCTGGAACTTCTGGATATCAATGAGAAAATGTCATACACCCAGCTTGCAGAATCCCTGGATGTTTCCCAGGCAACCATCCGGCGTGACCTGGTATTTCTGGAAAAGGAGCATGCCATTGAGCGGTACTGGGGCGGCGCCAAGCGAACCCGCAATGTGACGGTCAGGACCCGCAGCATCATGGATGGCGTGATCACGGAGAATCTGCGGATCATCGGGGAGATCGCGGGCGGGATGGTGCAGGATCGGGAAGTGATCTTTATCGGCTCGGGGCTCACAACCCTGACCATGATAGACAATATTACGGCAACGGACATCACAGTGGTGACCAATGGGATCCCACAGCTTGAAAGCCTGAAGGAAAAGGGGATCAGCGCTCTGCTGCTCTGTGGTTACTTAAAAGAATATTCCAGGGCGGTGGTTGGGCAGCAGACGATCGAGATGCTTTTGAAGTACCGGTTTGACAAGGCATTTCTGGGGATCAACGGGCTGGATGAAGACTATGGGCTTTTGTCGGCGGATGAGTTCGAGCATAATATCAAGCGGGCTGTCATCCGGAATTCCAGGCAGAGCTATATCCTTGCTTCGGAGCGGAAGTTCAACCGGACTGCAAAATATACAATTCCGGCGGCCAGTGCGCGGCATTTGACCCTTATCACCAACAAGCCCATGAGCCCGGATAAAAACTGGAAGAAGGTACTCCGGGGATATACGGCGAGGATAGAGCGGTGA